A part of Prevotella melaninogenica genomic DNA contains:
- a CDS encoding TonB-dependent receptor, with translation MKKETIYLSLAMLAMATTPCKAQSEEIKDSTQHLEEVTISTTRMPEIKQNAAATVTIIDQKQIAEMSKSAPDITHLLGMLTPGMALSSNTTSSRAQSLRGRSALILIDGIPQSTPLRSTDRDIRTIDIAAIDHIEVVKGSTALYGNGAIGGLINIITKKNTTNKTVAGETTLSGSTYNFFRHGKGQGYRINQQVYGRVGQFDYLVNGTFGRTGSAIDGDGKFISPRYGLGDTYTTNVLVNLGYSLSPKNRIELMYNFYRSLQDTKLIPFGGKYLQSPSIGIIGNKDPQAVDEGTRYNHNAYLKFTSKDIFKHTDLEASVYGSGIYTIFDFRKANPTQPRWEETSGQSAVKDRKFGFRTQFNTRLIFSENAFAHLAYGYDYLYNKTSQPLVDGRYWMPWLTSNNHAPFVQIKTTLWQHLNIKLGGRYDFINVNVPDYDVLRNKLSDPQVQVKGGKLKYNNMSFNVGISYNKYPAFQPFVAYSQGFSIFDLGRTLRAAKADVLSKISTEPVKTNNYEMGVYSDINHWLQLNGSVFYTYSKLGSDLKIENGFWVVNRTPQKVYGVELSADAQILSNLKAGANLSWFEGKLKSASGDWDTYMSNISIPAAKLAMYVNYAPVKNTYLQLQYMHTGKRDRFTPNASGVYNEGEGIVNRINLLNLTAGVKMKVCDLSLAVSNLLNYTYYTPASMMMARNAEYAHADGRKITLTAVFKY, from the coding sequence ATGAAGAAAGAAACAATTTATCTATCTCTCGCAATGCTTGCAATGGCAACAACACCTTGTAAAGCACAATCAGAAGAGATTAAAGACTCCACACAACATCTCGAAGAAGTAACTATCAGTACCACACGTATGCCTGAAATAAAGCAGAATGCGGCTGCTACAGTTACGATTATTGACCAAAAGCAAATAGCAGAAATGAGCAAATCGGCTCCCGATATCACCCATCTCTTGGGCATGCTCACACCTGGTATGGCTCTATCAAGTAATACTACAAGCTCGCGCGCACAATCACTTCGTGGAAGAAGCGCACTTATCTTGATTGATGGTATACCTCAATCAACTCCTTTACGTTCAACAGACCGTGATATCCGAACCATCGATATCGCTGCTATCGACCATATAGAAGTGGTAAAAGGTTCTACCGCTCTCTATGGTAATGGTGCTATCGGAGGATTGATAAACATCATAACTAAGAAGAATACCACCAACAAGACTGTAGCTGGAGAGACGACTCTCTCAGGTTCAACTTATAACTTCTTCCGTCACGGGAAAGGGCAAGGTTATCGCATCAACCAGCAAGTTTATGGTCGTGTGGGGCAGTTTGATTATCTCGTAAATGGGACTTTCGGACGTACAGGTAGTGCTATTGATGGTGATGGAAAGTTCATCTCTCCACGCTACGGACTCGGTGATACTTATACAACAAACGTACTTGTTAATCTTGGTTATTCCCTATCTCCAAAGAACAGAATCGAATTGATGTATAATTTCTATCGTAGTTTGCAAGATACGAAATTGATTCCTTTCGGTGGGAAATACCTCCAAAGTCCTTCTATTGGTATAATTGGTAATAAGGACCCACAGGCTGTTGACGAGGGAACAAGATACAATCACAATGCTTACCTCAAGTTTACATCAAAGGATATATTCAAACATACCGACTTAGAAGCATCTGTTTATGGTTCAGGAATATATACTATCTTCGACTTCCGTAAGGCTAACCCAACGCAACCAAGATGGGAAGAAACAAGCGGACAGTCGGCTGTTAAGGATCGTAAGTTTGGTTTCCGCACCCAGTTTAATACTCGACTTATCTTCTCAGAGAATGCTTTTGCACATTTAGCTTATGGTTATGACTACCTTTATAATAAGACTTCACAACCATTGGTAGATGGTAGATATTGGATGCCATGGCTGACAAGTAACAACCATGCGCCCTTTGTTCAAATAAAGACGACGCTCTGGCAGCACCTTAACATCAAACTTGGAGGACGTTACGACTTCATTAATGTGAACGTACCAGACTATGATGTATTGCGCAATAAGCTTTCTGATCCACAGGTTCAAGTCAAGGGTGGAAAGCTAAAGTATAATAATATGTCTTTTAATGTGGGTATTTCTTATAACAAATATCCCGCTTTTCAACCCTTCGTAGCCTACTCTCAAGGTTTCTCTATCTTTGATTTAGGTCGTACATTACGTGCTGCTAAGGCTGATGTACTCTCTAAGATATCAACAGAACCTGTAAAGACAAACAACTACGAGATGGGTGTTTACTCTGATATTAACCACTGGTTGCAGTTGAATGGATCTGTTTTCTACACCTATTCTAAGCTTGGAAGTGACCTCAAGATAGAGAATGGTTTTTGGGTAGTAAACCGTACTCCACAGAAGGTATATGGCGTTGAATTGAGTGCAGATGCACAAATCCTCAGTAACTTAAAGGCTGGTGCTAACCTCTCATGGTTCGAAGGTAAGCTCAAATCAGCATCTGGAGATTGGGACACATACATGTCGAATATCTCCATTCCAGCCGCTAAGTTGGCAATGTATGTCAACTATGCCCCTGTCAAGAACACCTATCTCCAGTTACAATACATGCACACTGGTAAGCGTGACAGATTTACACCTAACGCATCAGGAGTATATAACGAGGGTGAAGGTATCGTAAATCGCATCAACTTACTAAACCTTACCGCAGGCGTAAAGATGAAGGTTTGCGACTTAAGTTTGGCTGTATCGAACTTATTGAACTACACTTATTACACACCAGCATCTATGATGATGGCACGTAATGCAGAGTATGCTCACGCTGATGGACGCAAGATAACACTCACCGCAGTGTTCAAGTATTAA
- a CDS encoding 5'-nucleotidase C-terminal domain-containing protein, whose product MYKKTIYLSGLTALLALTGCASHYELAGIQRTRVLVDNRYDATPDAGAVKFMEPYKHKVDSVMGPLVGEVDHDMVAHRPESDLSDLLADIMVWAARDYNEKVDFGVYNMGGIRAALSKGKITFGDVLDIAPFENKICFVTLSGEKVLELFSQMAHTGGEAVSHGVELVFTRDHKLKSARLNGKEIDPKASYRIATLDYLAQGNDKMEAFKSATSVVSPQESSNNTRFIIMNYFKEQTAQGKVVNAHIEGRIRVE is encoded by the coding sequence ATGTATAAAAAAACGATTTATCTGTCTGGATTAACAGCATTATTAGCGTTGACGGGATGTGCTTCTCATTACGAGTTGGCAGGCATTCAGCGCACACGTGTGCTGGTTGATAATCGATATGACGCTACTCCTGATGCAGGGGCAGTAAAGTTTATGGAACCTTATAAGCACAAGGTTGACTCGGTTATGGGACCTCTTGTAGGCGAGGTTGACCACGACATGGTGGCACATCGCCCAGAGAGCGACCTCTCTGACCTGCTGGCTGACATCATGGTGTGGGCAGCTCGTGATTATAATGAGAAGGTAGACTTTGGTGTTTATAATATGGGTGGCATTCGTGCGGCACTCTCTAAAGGTAAGATTACCTTTGGTGACGTGTTGGATATTGCACCTTTTGAGAATAAAATCTGCTTTGTGACACTTTCTGGTGAGAAAGTCTTAGAGTTGTTCTCACAGATGGCACATACTGGTGGCGAGGCTGTTAGCCATGGTGTTGAACTTGTTTTTACACGTGATCATAAGTTGAAGTCTGCTCGTCTAAATGGTAAGGAGATTGACCCTAAGGCAAGCTATCGTATTGCTACGCTTGATTATCTGGCACAAGGTAATGACAAGATGGAGGCTTTTAAGTCGGCAACAAGTGTTGTCTCACCTCAAGAGAGCAGCAATAATACACGTTTTATCATTATGAACTATTTTAAGGAGCAGACGGCTCAAGGTAAGGTAGTGAATGCTCACATAGAAGGACGTATCCGTGTCGAATAA
- a CDS encoding bifunctional metallophosphatase/5'-nucleotidase, protein MKRNILLITFCLLAVVAFGQNKQLIILHTNDTHSQIYPLNPNLADTMKADRGGFVRRIAMLKAERAKHPDLLLFDSGDFSQGSPYYTMFKGDVEVGLMNQMHYDAATIGNHEFDFGLDNMVRLFKKANFPIVCANYDFKGTELEKLVKPYIILKRNGLKIGVFGLAPKLDGLVVKANYGPIVYNDPVACAQKVINELKAKKCDLIICISHLGWNIEGVSDEEVIAGTRGLDLVLGGHSHTYLTKLEYVKDLDGKMVGVDQNGKHAIYVGKLVLDMKKKK, encoded by the coding sequence ATGAAAAGAAATATATTACTGATTACTTTCTGCCTTTTAGCTGTTGTTGCTTTTGGACAGAATAAACAACTGATAATCCTTCACACCAACGATACACATAGTCAGATTTATCCGCTCAATCCTAATCTTGCTGATACGATGAAGGCTGATCGTGGTGGTTTTGTGCGTCGTATTGCAATGCTTAAAGCAGAACGTGCAAAGCACCCTGACTTACTGCTTTTCGATAGTGGTGACTTCTCGCAAGGCTCACCTTATTACACAATGTTCAAAGGTGATGTTGAAGTGGGTCTGATGAATCAGATGCACTATGACGCAGCTACGATTGGTAACCATGAGTTCGACTTTGGTTTGGATAATATGGTACGTCTCTTTAAGAAGGCAAACTTCCCAATCGTTTGTGCAAACTATGATTTCAAGGGTACAGAGTTAGAGAAGTTGGTTAAGCCCTATATCATCTTGAAACGCAACGGACTGAAGATTGGTGTCTTCGGACTTGCTCCAAAATTGGATGGTTTGGTAGTGAAAGCTAACTATGGTCCAATCGTTTATAACGACCCTGTCGCTTGCGCACAGAAGGTTATTAACGAATTGAAGGCTAAGAAGTGCGACCTTATTATCTGTATTTCTCACCTTGGTTGGAATATAGAAGGGGTCAGTGATGAGGAGGTTATCGCTGGGACTCGTGGTCTTGACCTTGTATTAGGTGGTCACTCACATACCTATCTTACAAAGTTAGAGTACGTGAAAGACCTTGACGGCAAGATGGTTGGCGTCGATCAGAATGGTAAGCATGCTATTTACGTAGGTAAGTTGGTGCTTGATATGAAGAAGAAAAAGTAA
- a CDS encoding ATP-binding protein — protein MNEYIHRNIEKTILEASKYFSVIAVSGPRQSGKSTLLSQLFPLYEKYSLKDLNILDYAQNDPISFLNQTDEGMFIDEIQKYPQLLDYIQGIVDNNPRRRFILSGSSNFEVMKKLSESLAGRAGVFELLPMTIEEVTGKIDLNNLNQVLYNGFYPAICAGKNIAKYFYPSYVRTYLEKDVRDFLQIKDQMLFTKFLKLCAARIGSLFNASELGAEVGVSSKTISHWISILQASYLITLLPPYYENISKRLVKSPKLYFNDPGLACYLLDIETPQQLDRDKMRGAIFENFIVMEAIKHRYNMGLEGGVFFYRDSNQNEVDILIKQEGELTAIEVKSSMTYNSSFEKTLTLIESWIKTPVRKKAVVYSGDFENTTGNINLINYRHIASIL, from the coding sequence ATGAACGAATATATACACCGAAACATTGAGAAAACAATACTCGAAGCATCTAAATACTTCTCAGTAATTGCTGTATCTGGACCAAGACAATCGGGCAAGAGCACCTTATTAAGTCAGCTGTTCCCACTCTACGAAAAATACAGTTTAAAAGATCTAAACATTCTTGACTATGCGCAGAATGACCCTATCTCCTTCCTTAATCAAACGGACGAAGGGATGTTCATTGACGAAATACAGAAGTATCCTCAACTACTTGATTACATACAAGGAATTGTAGATAATAACCCGAGAAGACGTTTCATCTTGTCTGGGAGTTCGAATTTTGAAGTCATGAAGAAATTATCAGAATCTCTTGCAGGTCGTGCAGGTGTATTCGAACTATTGCCCATGACGATAGAGGAAGTTACGGGAAAAATTGATTTAAACAATTTGAATCAAGTACTTTATAATGGATTCTACCCCGCCATTTGCGCAGGAAAAAATATTGCTAAATACTTTTACCCATCATACGTCAGAACATATTTGGAAAAAGATGTAAGAGATTTCTTACAAATTAAGGATCAAATGCTCTTCACAAAGTTCTTAAAATTATGCGCTGCACGAATTGGCTCTCTTTTCAATGCATCAGAATTAGGTGCTGAAGTGGGTGTAAGTTCTAAAACTATCAGCCATTGGATTTCTATCTTACAGGCTTCCTATCTCATAACACTCCTTCCACCTTATTATGAGAACATATCCAAGCGATTAGTAAAAAGTCCAAAACTCTACTTCAATGACCCCGGACTTGCCTGTTATCTACTCGACATTGAGACGCCACAACAGTTAGACAGGGATAAGATGCGTGGTGCTATCTTTGAGAACTTTATTGTCATGGAGGCAATCAAACATCGTTATAATATGGGCTTAGAAGGTGGCGTATTCTTCTATCGTGACTCCAATCAGAATGAAGTTGACATCCTAATCAAACAAGAAGGGGAACTGACTGCCATTGAAGTGAAATCTTCTATGACATATAATTCTTCCTTTGAAAAGACACTCACTCTGATTGAAAGCTGGATAAAGACTCCTGTCAGAAAGAAAGCCGTTGTTTATTCTGGGGATTTTGAGAACACAACAGGGAACATCAATCTTATCAATTACCGACACATTGCATCCATTCTATGA
- a CDS encoding porin family protein — protein MKKILVALTLLASALTSHAQERRVQNRPYTDLRDFHFGVLVGTHLQDLELNNVGPQMVDLGDGNGMVQKIVSADQDRWDAGFTVGVLGELRINSTFQLRMAPAMYFGTRHLTFRNITDLNAQGEPTEQVQDLKTAYVSCAFDLIAAAPRFNNHRPYVMLGLNPMLNLSGKDNDYIKLKRSDVFVEVGLGCDFYLPYFKLRPELKFMYSLINSLDKNHSKNLQDKNMLMYTNSVNETQAKMIALTFYFE, from the coding sequence ATGAAAAAAATATTAGTAGCCCTCACCCTATTGGCTTCCGCACTTACAAGCCACGCACAGGAACGAAGAGTGCAGAACCGCCCCTATACGGATTTGCGTGATTTTCATTTCGGTGTACTCGTTGGCACACATCTGCAAGACCTTGAACTCAACAATGTTGGTCCACAGATGGTCGACCTTGGCGATGGCAACGGAATGGTTCAGAAGATTGTCTCAGCCGACCAAGACCGCTGGGATGCAGGATTTACGGTGGGCGTATTGGGTGAGTTACGAATCAATTCTACTTTTCAGCTGCGTATGGCTCCTGCCATGTACTTTGGTACACGACATCTGACTTTCCGCAATATCACAGACCTTAATGCGCAAGGCGAACCTACGGAGCAAGTGCAAGACCTCAAAACAGCATACGTTTCTTGTGCTTTCGACCTCATTGCAGCTGCTCCACGCTTTAATAACCATCGTCCTTACGTGATGTTGGGACTGAATCCTATGCTCAATCTCTCAGGTAAAGACAATGATTACATCAAGCTCAAACGTAGCGATGTCTTCGTAGAAGTAGGACTCGGATGCGATTTCTATCTCCCCTACTTCAAGTTACGTCCAGAATTAAAGTTCATGTACAGTCTTATAAATAGTCTTGACAAGAATCATTCTAAGAATCTTCAAGACAAAAATATGCTCATGTATACCAACTCTGTCAACGAAACACAAGCAAAGATGATAGCCCTTACTTTCTACTTCGAGTAA
- a CDS encoding 4Fe-4S binding protein has protein sequence MAYVIGNDCIACGTCIDECPVGAISEGEIYKIDADACTECGTCASVCPSEAISLP, from the coding sequence ATGGCTTACGTAATTGGTAATGATTGTATCGCTTGTGGTACATGTATCGACGAATGTCCAGTAGGGGCAATCTCTGAGGGTGAGATCTATAAGATTGATGCAGACGCATGTACTGAGTGTGGTACTTGTGCATCAGTTTGTCCAAGTGAGGCTATCAGCCTCCCATAA
- a CDS encoding START-like domain-containing protein — MSKKIELEYELKTRSGNAVWALISTPIGLKKWLADDVMMDEDVTTFVWGDPLREHDTHTATVVDMMKNDYIRFHWDSSESDSYWEIKMYHSEIAGNYHLLVTDFADDDDVEGLEQLWNQNIDRLHRITGM; from the coding sequence ATGAGTAAGAAGATCGAACTGGAATACGAATTGAAAACTCGGTCGGGGAATGCTGTGTGGGCACTGATTAGTACGCCAATTGGTTTGAAGAAGTGGTTGGCAGATGATGTGATGATGGATGAGGATGTGACAACTTTCGTCTGGGGTGACCCACTTCGCGAACACGATACGCATACGGCAACTGTTGTTGATATGATGAAAAATGATTATATACGTTTTCATTGGGACTCTTCAGAGAGCGACTCTTATTGGGAGATAAAGATGTACCATAGTGAGATTGCTGGTAACTATCATCTCTTGGTTACTGATTTCGCAGATGATGATGATGTAGAAGGGTTGGAACAACTATGGAATCAAAATATTGATCGCCTGCATCGTATAACAGGAATGTAG
- a CDS encoding LptF/LptG family permease: MFQIKKLDVFIAKQFGMLFMGTFFISLFVLMMQFLWRYVDDLIGKGLSMDVLGQFFWYMSLMMVPQALPLAILLSSLISYGNLGESSELTAIKAAGISLIQSFRGLIVISIFIAFGSFYFQNNVGPIAHKHIAQLLISMKQKSPELEIPEGIFYDGIPQTNLYVEKKDLKTGHLYNIMVYRMTDSYEDQAIILADSGMLQSTADKKHLVLNLWSGEWFENMRSQEMGNSASVPYRRETFAHKHIVLDFDGDFNLTDMAGISNDARTKSIQKIQHDKDSLVHVYDSVGKAFYKDAQTIYYREPKLKVSEKKEAVKLSREKAFNVDSAFNKLPPDQRRYVVDQALSTVQQEVSDLDFKSMITSDGDKVIRLHDIETINKFTLSLICIIFFFIGAPLGAIIRKGGLGIPIIISVIVFIIFYILDNTGYRMARQGDWAIWFGKGLSMAVLIPMAVFFTYKANNDSAVFNADMYRLLLMKMFGIRVKRSISSKEVILHDPDYRKAAEQLSDLNVRIAAYAKTRRLKSAPNIIKVFFRYHTDHVIEKINDELENVIDDLSNTRNKVIMTELNKYPILAVKAHTRPFDHKWLNILAAIIVPAGIFFYFRMWRFRLRLYRDLRTIISCNDMIIAEIQRIKTMEESMGIGI; encoded by the coding sequence ATGTTTCAAATCAAGAAGTTAGATGTCTTTATTGCCAAGCAGTTTGGCATGCTTTTCATGGGAACATTCTTCATCAGCTTGTTTGTGTTGATGATGCAGTTCTTATGGCGATATGTCGATGACTTGATAGGAAAAGGATTGTCCATGGATGTTCTTGGGCAATTTTTTTGGTACATGAGCTTGATGATGGTACCACAGGCTCTTCCGTTAGCAATACTTCTTTCGTCGCTTATCTCCTATGGTAACCTTGGTGAGAGTTCAGAGTTGACAGCCATTAAAGCCGCAGGAATCTCTTTGATTCAGTCGTTTAGAGGGTTGATAGTTATAAGTATATTTATTGCTTTTGGGTCGTTTTATTTCCAAAATAATGTGGGACCAATCGCACATAAACATATTGCACAGCTGCTTATCTCTATGAAACAGAAGAGTCCTGAACTGGAAATCCCTGAGGGAATCTTCTATGATGGTATTCCACAAACCAATCTTTATGTAGAGAAGAAGGATTTAAAGACCGGACACCTATATAATATTATGGTGTACCGAATGACGGATAGCTACGAAGATCAAGCTATTATCCTTGCCGATTCAGGTATGTTGCAGTCGACAGCGGACAAGAAACATCTTGTTCTGAACCTATGGAGCGGAGAGTGGTTTGAGAATATGCGCTCGCAAGAAATGGGTAATAGTGCCAGTGTCCCTTATCGTCGTGAGACCTTTGCACATAAGCATATCGTTCTTGACTTCGATGGTGACTTCAACCTTACGGATATGGCTGGTATCTCAAATGATGCCCGAACGAAAAGTATTCAGAAGATACAGCATGATAAGGATTCCTTAGTACATGTTTATGATAGTGTGGGTAAAGCTTTCTATAAGGACGCACAGACGATTTATTATCGAGAACCTAAGCTTAAAGTTTCCGAAAAGAAGGAGGCTGTTAAACTATCAAGAGAAAAGGCTTTTAATGTAGATTCTGCATTTAATAAGCTACCACCAGATCAGCGTCGTTATGTTGTCGACCAAGCTTTGTCAACCGTTCAGCAAGAAGTTAGCGACCTTGATTTCAAGAGTATGATAACCAGTGATGGTGATAAGGTCATTCGATTGCATGATATTGAGACGATTAATAAGTTCACTTTGTCGTTGATATGTATCATCTTCTTCTTTATTGGTGCACCACTCGGTGCAATTATCCGTAAGGGAGGATTGGGAATACCTATCATTATCAGTGTTATCGTGTTCATTATCTTTTATATTCTTGATAATACGGGTTATCGAATGGCACGTCAGGGGGATTGGGCAATATGGTTTGGTAAAGGACTTTCTATGGCTGTTCTCATTCCGATGGCGGTGTTCTTCACTTACAAGGCAAACAACGATTCTGCCGTATTTAATGCTGATATGTACAGGCTTCTGTTGATGAAGATGTTCGGAATACGTGTTAAACGTAGCATTTCCAGCAAGGAAGTCATCTTGCACGACCCTGATTATCGCAAGGCGGCAGAACAACTTAGCGATTTGAACGTAAGAATTGCAGCGTATGCTAAGACACGTAGACTCAAGTCTGCACCTAATATAATAAAGGTGTTCTTCCGTTATCATACGGATCATGTGATTGAAAAGATTAATGATGAGCTTGAAAATGTCATTGATGACTTGAGCAATACACGTAACAAAGTCATTATGACAGAACTTAACAAATACCCAATATTAGCAGTAAAGGCACATACAAGACCATTTGACCATAAGTGGTTAAATATTCTTGCAGCTATTATAGTACCTGCTGGTATCTTCTTCTATTTCCGTATGTGGCGTTTCCGCTTACGTCTTTACCGCGACCTTCGTACCATTATTAGTTGTAATGATATGATTATTGCAGAGATACAACGTATAAAAACAATGGAAGAATCAATGGGTATTGGTATTTGA
- a CDS encoding bifunctional 3,4-dihydroxy-2-butanone-4-phosphate synthase/GTP cyclohydrolase II, with amino-acid sequence MEEFKLDSIEDALKDFREGKFVIVVDDEDRENEGDLIMAAEMITPEKVNFMLKNARGVLCVPITLSRAEELDLPHQVSDNTSVLGTPFTVTVDKLEGCTTGVSAHDRAETIKALADPKSTPQTFGRPGHINPLYAQDNGVLRRSGHTEAAVDLCKLSGCFPAGVLMEIMNEDGTMARMPDLQKRAKEWDMKIISIKDIIAYRLKKESSIVVGEKVKLPTEYGMFHLIPFRQANGLENMALIKGTWKEDEPVLVRVHSSCATGDILGSQRCDCGEQLHKAMEMIEKEGKGVIIYMQQEGRGIGLMNKIAAYKLQDQGLDTVEANLHLGFRPDERDYGCGAQMLRHLGIHKMRLITNNPTKRVGLEAYGLEIEENVPIEVTPNKFDYRYLKTKRDRMGHDLHL; translated from the coding sequence ATGGAAGAATTTAAACTTGATAGCATCGAAGATGCACTGAAAGACTTTCGGGAAGGAAAGTTCGTTATCGTAGTAGATGACGAAGACCGAGAGAATGAGGGTGACCTTATCATGGCTGCTGAAATGATTACGCCAGAGAAGGTTAACTTTATGTTGAAGAATGCACGAGGTGTGCTCTGTGTGCCTATTACGCTCTCACGTGCTGAAGAATTGGACCTGCCTCACCAAGTTTCTGATAACACTTCAGTACTTGGTACTCCATTCACTGTCACGGTTGATAAGTTGGAAGGTTGTACAACAGGTGTGTCAGCTCATGACCGTGCCGAGACCATCAAGGCATTGGCCGATCCAAAGTCTACTCCTCAGACCTTTGGTCGTCCTGGGCATATCAATCCGCTTTATGCTCAAGATAATGGCGTTCTGCGTCGTTCAGGGCATACTGAAGCGGCTGTTGACCTCTGTAAGCTATCAGGCTGTTTCCCAGCTGGTGTGCTGATGGAGATTATGAATGAAGATGGTACGATGGCTCGTATGCCCGACTTGCAGAAGCGTGCAAAGGAGTGGGATATGAAGATTATCAGTATCAAGGATATTATCGCCTATCGCCTGAAGAAAGAATCAAGTATTGTTGTTGGTGAAAAGGTAAAACTCCCTACTGAATATGGTATGTTTCACTTGATTCCTTTCCGTCAAGCAAATGGTTTGGAAAACATGGCTCTTATCAAGGGTACATGGAAAGAGGATGAGCCAGTACTTGTGCGTGTACACTCATCATGTGCAACGGGTGACATCCTTGGTAGTCAGCGTTGTGATTGTGGCGAACAACTTCATAAGGCGATGGAGATGATTGAGAAAGAAGGCAAGGGGGTTATCATCTATATGCAGCAGGAAGGTCGTGGCATTGGTTTGATGAATAAGATTGCAGCCTATAAGTTGCAAGACCAAGGTCTTGATACGGTTGAGGCTAACCTTCATCTTGGTTTCCGCCCTGATGAACGTGATTATGGTTGTGGGGCACAGATGTTGCGCCATCTTGGTATTCATAAGATGCGCCTGATAACAAATAACCCAACGAAGCGAGTTGGTCTGGAGGCTTATGGTTTGGAGATAGAGGAGAATGTTCCTATTGAGGTTACTCCAAACAAGTTTGACTACCGTTATTTGAAGACTAAGCGTGATCGTATGGGACACGACCTGCATCTTTAA
- a CDS encoding pyridoxal phosphate-dependent aminotransferase, with the protein MAQLSERLNRLAPSETLAMSQKSSEMKAQGIDVINMSVGEPDFMTPDHIKEAGKKAIDDNYSKYSPVPGYSVLREAISNKLKKENNLDYTASEIIVGTGGKQGVCNTILALVNPGDEVIIPAPYWVSYPQMVKLAGGVPVIVSAGIEQDFKITAEQLEKAITPKTKMIILCSPSNPTGSVYSAEELDALAKVILAHDDLFVLSDEIYEHINYIGGHCSIASCPGMKERTILCNGVSKAYAMTGWRIGWVAAPEWIVKGLNKLQGQYTSGTCSVSQMAAVAAYVDDQTCVAEYREAFRRRRDLIVSLAKEIPGLEVNVPQGAFYLFPKCSSFFGKTDGKHIINSSSDLAMYILEEGGVATVGGDAFGSPECFRMSYATSDDNIKEALRRIKEVLSKLK; encoded by the coding sequence ATGGCACAGCTATCAGAGCGTTTAAACCGATTGGCACCTTCTGAGACATTAGCAATGTCGCAGAAGAGTAGTGAAATGAAAGCGCAGGGAATTGATGTTATCAATATGAGTGTGGGCGAACCAGACTTCATGACTCCTGATCATATTAAGGAGGCGGGTAAGAAAGCTATTGATGATAACTACTCAAAATATTCCCCTGTGCCAGGCTATTCCGTTCTGAGAGAAGCCATTTCAAATAAATTAAAGAAGGAGAATAATCTTGATTATACTGCTTCGGAGATTATTGTTGGGACAGGTGGTAAGCAGGGAGTTTGCAATACTATTTTGGCTTTGGTAAATCCAGGTGATGAGGTGATTATTCCAGCACCTTATTGGGTAAGCTATCCACAGATGGTAAAGCTCGCTGGTGGTGTTCCTGTTATTGTGTCTGCAGGTATTGAGCAGGATTTCAAGATTACAGCTGAACAGTTGGAGAAAGCTATTACCCCAAAGACAAAGATGATTATTCTTTGTTCTCCAAGTAATCCTACGGGTAGTGTCTATTCCGCAGAAGAGTTAGATGCTTTGGCAAAGGTTATTTTAGCACATGACGACTTGTTTGTTCTTTCAGATGAGATTTACGAACACATTAATTATATAGGTGGTCATTGCAGTATTGCATCTTGCCCAGGCATGAAAGAACGTACGATCCTCTGTAATGGAGTAAGTAAGGCTTATGCTATGACGGGTTGGCGTATTGGATGGGTCGCAGCTCCAGAATGGATTGTTAAGGGACTCAATAAACTGCAGGGACAATATACGTCAGGTACGTGTAGTGTTAGTCAGATGGCAGCTGTTGCAGCATACGTGGATGATCAGACCTGTGTTGCAGAGTATCGTGAGGCTTTCCGTCGTCGTCGTGACTTAATCGTAAGTTTAGCAAAGGAAATTCCTGGACTTGAGGTTAATGTGCCACAAGGGGCGTTCTATCTATTCCCTAAATGTTCCAGTTTCTTTGGAAAGACGGATGGCAAGCATATAATCAACAGCTCGTCAGACCTTGCTATGTATATTCTTGAAGAGGGAGGAGTGGCAACAGTGGGAGGTGATGCTTTCGGATCTCCAGAGTGTTTTAGAATGAGTTATGCAACAAGTGATGATAACATAAAGGAAGCATTACGCCGCATTAAAGAAGTACTTTCAAAACTAAAATAG